The following proteins come from a genomic window of Trypanosoma brucei gambiense DAL972 chromosome 1, complete sequence:
- a CDS encoding pteridine transporter, putative, protein MGRQEDGSFDARGGDAVLVAELHSEESKEATFVHPEARALFNKVPCLRHIPLFGEAAEGYGPKPVLSIGLSYFLCKGLANGLVGGSIIAMFLNRFTVEGLVYQRLTNIAGMGWSVKPLLAAISDIFPFFGYTKRWYMFVANLVGPAFSLGFALLPAQPSSAAIASVFLFFSGLSRACTDILSQGLYSRMMRRVPGPGPALVSWVWWFIILAGLFVSVIVGPLGDAGIPQISPMIGSAVQLLVAPFFLFNWFGELPNREERYIDAHVLHEQKLKEAKDTPPVADDNDPIDVNGGMVERQVTNSEPVTGPNADGGEATVKPFVFREPRECCCGVFQMNEEVLERNKRETIYSVLIAFFVVGVAITSLFGSRLHLLIAAAVVSVGHCSFNFYALSWAVAKVNLFSYLNNASTVSFGGAVTPFFLSGPDCNPGGPHFSLFFLQTVGGTVGSVTSALGVVLFNYFLSKKTYRMTYFLTLVFLIVSNIFDFIIVMRWNRPYVSDYLIYFCCDVVISPVIGMMNWMPLTIILSRLCPRGSESTVYAILAASSNFGSTVGSSLGSVIMEYALPVKTLVPCDFANVKWLVLISGFVAPCIQIPLIFTLLPDARMDEELDGDGKPVRKVAADVSPEGKETVCEGDSDVTPNAEGNGIAPKRS, encoded by the coding sequence ATGGGTCGACAGGAAGATGGTTCGTTCGATGCGCGGGGTGGTGATGCGGTACTCGTCGCTGAGCTACACAGTGAGGAATCTAAGGAGGCAACGTTTGTGCACCCCGAGGCACGGGCTCTGTTCAACAAGGTTCCGTGTCTTCGGCACATCCCCTTGTTCGGGGAGGCAGCTGAGGGCTATGGTCCTAAGCCCGTGCTTTCCATTGGATTATCGTATTTCTTGTGTAAGGGTCTTGCCAACGGACTTGTTGGTGGATCCATTATTGCGATGTTTTTGAACCGTTTCACTGTCGAGGGTCTTGTCTACCAGCGGCTAACTAACATCGCCGGCATGGGGTGGTCCGTGAAGCCTCTTTTGGCTGCTATCAGCGACATATTCCCGTTCTTCGGTTATACCAAACGGTGGTACATGTTTGTGGCGAATCTCGTCGGTCCCGCATTCTCCCTTGGCTTTGCTCTGCTCCCAGCGCAGCCATCGAGTGCAGCAATTGCTTCCgtgttcctcttcttctctggGCTCAGCAGGGCATGTACGGACATTCTATCGCAGGGACTATACAGCCGGATGATGCGCCGTGTGCCTGGTCCAGGGCCTGCTCTGGTGAGTTGGGTTTGGTGGTTCATTATCCTGGCTGGTCTCTTTGTTTCCGTTATTGTTGGTCCTTTGGGTGACGCTGGCATACCGCAGATATCTCCCATGATAGGTAGCGCTGTCCAGCTGCTGGTGGCACCATTCTTCCTGTTCAATTGGTTTGGTGAACTGCCCAACCGTGAGGAGCGGTACATCGATGCCCATGTGCTCCACGAGCAGAAGTTAAAAGAGGCTAAGGACACCCCTCCGGTGGCTGATGACAATGATCCAATTGACGTAAATGGTGGGATGGTGGAGCGCCAAGTGACAAACAGCGAGCCGGTGACGGGGCCTAACGCTGACGGCGGTGAGGCAACTGTGAAGCCATTTGTGTTCAGGGAGCCTCGTGAGTGCTGCTGCGGTGTGTTCCAGATGAACGAAGAGGTCCTTGAGCGCAACAAGCGTGAGACAATATACAGCGTGCTAATAgcattctttgttgttggtgttgccataACCTCCTTGTTTGGATCGAGGCTGCATTTACTCATTGCCGCGGCTGTCGTTTCCGTGGGGCACTGCTCTTTCAATTTCTATGCGCTGTCGTGGGCGGTCGCGAAGGTGAATCTGTTCAGTTACTTGAACAATGCGTCTACGGTGTCTTTTGGTGGTGCTGTCACCCCGTTCTTCCTGAGCGGACCCGATTGCAATCCGGGTGGACCTCACTTcagtctttttttcctgcagaCTGTTGGTGGAACAGTTGGAAGTGTCACTTCAGCTCTGGGTGTCGTGCTGTTCAATTACTTCCTTTCAAAAAAGACTTATCGGATGACTTACTTCTTGACACTGGTGTTCCTCATCGTCTCCAACATCTTCGACTTCATTATAGTGATGCGATGGAACCGGCCATACGTCAGCGACTACTTGATTTACTTCTGCTGCGATGTCGTCATATCTCCTGTGATCGGGATGATGAACTGGATGCCGTTAACCATTATTCTTTCACGGTTGTGTCCTCGTGGAAGTGAGAGTACTGTGTACGCTATTCTTGCTGCATCGAGCAATTTCGGTAGCACGGTGGGTAGTTCCCTTGGGTCAGTCATAATGGAATATGCTTTGCCTGTGAAAACACTGGTGCCATGTGACTTCGCCAATGTAAAGTGGCTTGTGCTCATTTCCGGCTTCGTGGCACCGTGCATTCAGATCCCTCTCATCTTTACTCTCCTCCCCGATGCTCGCATGGACGAGGAGTTGGATGGAGACGGCAAACCCGTGAGGAAGGTGGCGGCTGATGTTTCCCctgaggggaaagaaactgTCTGTGAAGGGGACAGCGATGTGACACCCAATGCGGAGGGCAACGGGATCGCGCCCAAGAGGTCCTGA
- a CDS encoding pteridine transporter, putative: MGRQEDGSFDARGGDAVLVAELHSEESKEATFVHPEARALFNKVPCLRHIPLFGEAAEGYGPKPVLSIGLSYFLCKGLANGLVGGSIIAMFLNRFTVEGLVYQRLTNIAGMGWSVKPLLAAISDIFPFFGYTKRWYMFVANLVGPAFSLGFALLPAQPSSAAIASVFLFFSGLSRACTDILSQGLYSRMMRRVPGPGPALVSWVWWFIILAGLFVSVIVGPLGDAGIPQISPMIGSAVQLLVAPFFLFNWFGELPNREERYIDAHVLHEQKLKEAKDTPPVADDNDPIDVNGGMVERQVTNSEPVTGPNADGGEAAVKPFVFREPRECCCGVFQMNEEVLERNKRETIYSVLIAFFVVGVAITSLFGSRLHLLIAAAVVSVGHCSFNFYALSWAVAKVNLFSYLHNASTVSFGGAVTPFFLSGPDCNPGGPHFNLFFLQTVGGTVGSVTSALGVVLFNYFLSKKTYRMTYFLTLVFLIVSNIFDFIIVMRWNRPYVSDYLIYFCCDVVISPVIGMMHWMPLTIILSRLCPRGSESTVYAILAASSNFGGTVGSSLGSVIMEYALPVKTLVPCDFANVKWLVLISGFVAPCIQIPLIFTLLPDARMDEELDGDGKPVRKVAADVSPEGKETVCEGDSDVTPNAEGNGIAPKRS, encoded by the coding sequence ATGGGTCGACAGGAAGATGGTTCGTTCGATGCGCGGGGTGGTGATGCGGTACTCGTCGCTGAGCTACACAGTGAGGAATCTAAGGAGGCAACGTTTGTGCACCCCGAGGCACGGGCTCTGTTCAACAAGGTTCCGTGTCTTCGGCACATCCCCTTGTTCGGGGAGGCAGCTGAGGGCTATGGTCCTAAGCCCGTGCTTTCCATTGGATTATCGTATTTCTTGTGTAAGGGTCTTGCCAACGGACTTGTTGGTGGATCCATTATTGCGATGTTTTTGAACCGTTTCACTGTCGAGGGTCTTGTCTACCAGCGGCTAACTAACATCGCCGGCATGGGGTGGTCCGTGAAGCCTCTTTTGGCTGCTATCAGCGACATATTCCCGTTCTTCGGTTATACCAAACGGTGGTACATGTTTGTGGCGAATCTCGTCGGTCCCGCATTCTCCCTTGGCTTTGCTCTGCTCCCAGCGCAGCCATCGAGTGCAGCAATTGCTTCCgtgttcctcttcttctctggGCTCAGCAGGGCATGTACGGACATTCTATCGCAGGGACTATACAGCCGGATGATGCGCCGTGTGCCTGGTCCAGGGCCTGCTCTGGTGAGTTGGGTTTGGTGGTTCATTATCCTGGCTGGTCTCTTTGTTTCCGTTATTGTTGGTCCTTTGGGTGACGCTGGCATACCGCAGATATCTCCCATGATAGGTAGCGCTGTCCAGCTGCTGGTGGCACCATTCTTCCTGTTCAATTGGTTTGGTGAACTGCCCAACCGTGAGGAGCGGTACATCGATGCCCATGTGCTCCACGAGCAGAAGTTAAAAGAGGCTAAGGACACCCCTCCGGTGGCTGATGACAATGATCCAATTGACGTAAATGGTGGGATGGTGGAGCGCCAAGTGACAAACAGCGAGCCGGTGACGGGGCCTAACGCTGACGGCGGTGAGGCAGCTGTGAAGCCATTTGTGTTCAGGGAGCCTCGTGAGTGCTGCTGCGGTGTGTTCCAGATGAACGAAGAGGTCCTTGAGCGCAACAAGCGTGAGACAATATACAGCGTGCTAATAgcattctttgttgttggtgttgccataACCTCCTTGTTTGGATCGAGGCTGCATTTACTCATTGCCGCGGCTGTCGTTTCCGTGGGGCACTGCTCTTTCAACTTCTATGCGCTGTCGTGGGCGGTCGCGAAGGTGAATCTGTTCAGTTACTTGCACAATGCGTCTACGGTGTCTTTTGGTGGTGCTGTCACCCCGTTCTTCCTGAGCGGACCCGATTGCAATCCGGGTGGACCTCACTTcaacctttttttcctgcagaCTGTTGGTGGAACAGTTGGAAGTGTCACTTCAGCTCTGGGTGTCGTGCTGTTCAATTACTTCCTTTCAAAAAAGACTTATCGGATGACTTACTTCTTGACACTGGTGTTCCTCATCGTCTCCAACATCTTCGACTTCATTATAGTGATGCGATGGAACCGGCCATACGTCAGCGACTACTTGATTTACTTCTGCTGCGATGTCGTCATATCTCCTGTGATCGGGATGATGCACTGGATGCCGTTAACCATTATTCTTTCACGGTTGTGTCCTCGTGGAAGTGAGAGTACTGTGTACGCTATTCTTGCTGCATCGAGCAATTTCGGCGGCACGGTGGGTAGTTCCCTTGGGTCAGTTATAATGGAATATGCTTTGCCTGTGAAAACACTGGTGCCATGTGACTTCGCCAATGTAAAGTGGCTTGTGCTCATTTCCGGCTTCGTGGCACCGTGCATTCAGATCCCTCTCATCTTTACTCTCCTCCCCGATGCTCGCATGGACGAGGAGTTGGATGGAGACGGCAAACCCGTGAGGAAGGTGGCGGCTGATGTTTCCCctgaggggaaagaaactgTCTGTGAAGGGGACAGCGATGTGACACCCAATGCGGAGGGCAACGGGATCGCGCCCAAGAGGTCCTGA
- a CDS encoding lipase-like protein, putative, translated as MQMMGRATMHLRSAASSLVSRARLIPSSFLWPCLILTKESLHVGVIAYRTFIHSRVRLVLRTAVGVPIASVSLYLSYALFAWYPEPTAAVSTDSVADRPLLRCTSDLLEFGRSCAGRYHRIESNSTAGMTGWGRKLPESERNEVVGDVLYILRCMEAIRGTFEERQLVTPRADHGAACPAEELLRIVLAISLDQEWFDIVEAAREMFEQVVRDRPVPAQANVTSAIADLCALSYELEHCTDSSEVTVTQRQRVARAVDSFRPEKSVRELCTIAAEIAVLPLVDLDETTRCLMLTRSSPGYRPQLIITFIGTNSWRSWLTNLRYWPRAPPAGLFGTQLRVHAGFLGMLQSIHFAEAAEDFDQIILIGHSMGGALAQLAGVCLANGKSSRRVTVLTVASPRVFAVRHGTLWPLRSWLSGTELTKNEKVVIAGAEEGREIDDEKNQHVQYSDCEADVSRALPENYRHIRVFMYADVVPKLPPVFLGYHHVGTPLPLHTGCPTRKSFVGWGLWSQCFHSAEMYKAVLERPVVAQRQRYYKSLS; from the coding sequence atgcAAATGATGGGACGGGCCACAATGCATTTGCGCTCTGCTGCATCCTCTCTAGTTAGCAGGGCGCGACTCATCCCCAGCAGTTTCTTATGGCCTTGTTTAATACTCACGAAAGAATCGCTCCACGTGGGTGTTATTGCTTATCGCACATTTATCCATTCCCGCGTGCGGCTCGTGCTGCGGACCGCTGTTGGAGTACCCATCGCCTCCGTCTCGCTTTATCTTTCTTATGCCCTTTTCGCCTGGTATCCGGAGCCAACAGCTGCAGTGAGTACCGATTCCGTTGCTGACAGGCCGCTGTTGCGATGCACAAGTGATTTGCTTGAGTTTGGCCGCAGTTGTGCTGGTCGCTACCATCGTATCGAAAGCAACAGTACCGCAGGAATGACGGGTTGGGGAAGGAAACTCCCCGAGTcggaaagaaatgaagtaGTGGGTGATGTGCTTTACATTCTGCGGTGTATGGAGGCCATTAGAGGAACCTTTGAGGAGCGGCAACTTGTAACACCTCGTGCGGATCATGGTGCCGCGTGTCCTGCGGAAGAACTGCTGCGGATTGTTTTGGCCATCTCCCTCGATCAGGAATGGTTTGATATTGTGGAGGCCGCTCGCGAGATGTTTGAGCAAGTCGTCAGGGACCGGCCGGTGCCTGCGCAGGCAAATGTGACCAGCGCTATTGCTGACCTTTGCGCACTTTCCTACGAACTGGAGCATTGCACGGACTCATCAGAGGTGACTGTAACCCAGCGGCAACGTGTGGCACGGGCTGTTGATTCCTTTCGTCCGGAAAAGTCTGTGCGGGAACTGTGCACCATCGCAGCTGAGATCGCCGTGCTTCCGCTCGTGGACCTTGACGAAACCACGCGTTGCCTCATGTTGACGCGAAGTAGCCCGGGCTACCGTCCACAGCTTATCATAACATTCATTGGCACGAATAGCTGGCGGAGTTGGTTGACAAACTTAAGATATTGGCCGAGAGCGCCTCCTGCTGGATTGTTCGGCACTCAACTTCGTGTTCATGCGGGCTTCTTGGGAATGTTGCAATCCATTCATTTCGCTGAGGCTGCGGAGGACTTTGATCAAATCATTCTCATTGGACACAGCATGGGTGGTGCTCTGGCGCAACTTGCTGGAGTGTGTCTTGCCAATGGTAAGTCGTCTCGTCGTGTCACAGTGCTGACAGTCGCGTCTCCCCGCGTATTTGCGGTTCGGCACGGTACTTTATGGCCCTTAAGGAGTTGGCTAAGTGGAACAGAACTGacaaaaaatgagaaggtTGTGATTGCAGGTGctgaggaaggaagggaaattgATGATGAAAAGAATCAACATGTGCAATACAGCGACTGTGAGGCAGACGTGTCGCGGGCTCTCCCCGAAAACTACCGCCATATTCGAGTTTTTATGTATGCCGATGTGGTGCCGAAACTCCCCCCGGTGTTTCTGGGTTACCACCACGTCGGGacgccgctgccgttgcacACGGGTTGCCCGACACGCAAGTCATTTGTTGGTTGGGGACTGTGGTCCCAATGTTTCCACAGTGCAGAAATGTATAAAGCCGTGCTTGAGCGGCCCGTCGTGGCGCAGCGGCAGCGGTATTACAAATCCTTATCATAA
- a CDS encoding T. brucei spp.-specific protein codes for MWVSIYRCGARATLPQAQRGKEDEEGFEAEVVKVKED; via the coding sequence ATGTGGGTTTCCATCTACCGATGTGGGGCCCGCGCGACTTTACCGCAGGcacagagagggaaagaggatgaggaaggcTTTGAGGCGGAGGTGGTAAAAGTTAAAGAGGATTAA